TATTCCAGATGTTCTCAAAATACTTGACTGCCCCTACTACAATTTGGTTAGGGTCCTTTGTATAATGTATGTCACCTAATTTAATTTTGGTTATTTTGTTTAGTGACCTCCTCTGTTTAGTGCTATTGTGAAAAAACTTAGAATTCCTATCTCCATCCCTTAAACAAAGCTCTCATGacttttggtgctagaaaacttccTCCTTAGCCAGTATATCCTCATAATTCGCAAGTGGCCTTTTTTCTTCCACGAAGAGAGTATGATCTATCCCTTTATCCATAACTATCCTATTGAGCGCACTAATCTCACCCTCAATTCTGGCTTTTGTTTAAAAAATATTACCAAAGTGCTTTTTATTCCATCTCAACAAGTTATTCTTAACCACCTTCATCTTGCTAACAACATTAAAAAGTCTAGACCCTATGAACTCTGCCTCTTTCCACCATTGCTCAATCAGTCCCAGGGCCATCTCAACTTTCAACCTCATCAATTCAAATTTAAAAGGACATCTTTTGGGTTTGCATTCCTCTATAATTGATAATTGAATGGGATAATGATTAGAGCTAGAGATGGGGAGGACTTCTGCGCTGAATAAGGGAAGTTGATTAGACTTCCCCAGATAAAAAACCTATCCATTTTTTCTGCTATGTAGATAATGTCTAACCTCCTATTATTTCAGGTGAAAGTATTCTCCACAATCTTAATCTCCATAAGACTGGTTCTCTGTACCCAATCATTAAAATCCTTCTCTGATTGTGAAGTTGTACCGATCCCTGCCCATTTCTCTTTTGGGTCCAAGatggcattaaaatcccccccaatgATACAAGTCTGGTTTGGGATAGTATTTATCAATAGACCTAGGTCCCTCCACGTCCTTCTCTTATCCTTATTTTGTGTTGAACCATATACATTTATAAGCATAAATTGAACATTGTTTTTGATACTCTTAACCCAAGCGCTCATCCAGTGTGCCTAGCTCTCGACCAACTCAAAGGTGACCATTCTAGGGTTTCGGATTACTACCAAGCCACCCGAGGCTCTAGTAGTCGGATGTCTTATCACCTCCCTAAAGACTAGTTTTCTCTTAAAGGTCCCAATATCATCTGAGTTAAGCTTGGTTTCTTGTAGCATAACTATCTCATAACTAGTGGATGTAATGAAGCATTTTATGATCCGCTGCTTGTTAGgggttaggggcattcatgcccctaacattccatgaaaggagTTTCATGGCTCCTTGGGAAGGTAATTCCCCTTCCCTGTGTCAAACATAGAGGTTAATTTTACCTGCCCTTTTGTAGACCCATCCATATTTCTCAGCTCTGATAAAGATTTCCTACCTCTTCTTTTACACTGTTCAGCAAAATCTGGGGTTTCCAAGCCCCACTTGTTATTGTCAATCCCCAAAACATCCTTCCTGAATTCTCCTATCTCTTCATCTTCACTGCCCAACCCTTCCCCCAACTCATTCAAATTGTTGGCCTCTTCTACCACATCTTCTAATTCCACGATCTCAGCAATTAGGGCTTGTTTCTGGAGAACTAATTCATCTTCATCTACGATTTCCTCTATGAATCTATCCATAAGATTACCAATGACTTAATTGCAGGCTTGGTTGACTAAATCCTCCTTCCTTTCTACTAGTGCCACATCCTTGTTACCTAGTAATATGTTATCTCTGCTCTCCAGCATCTCAGGGTGCCCATTAACCATCTCGATATCACAATCCACCTTTTCAATAATATTGATTGTCTCCATAGCCCTCACGGGACTCTCATGTGAGGGCTCCTGACTCCCACCAACCCTTAGCTTGGTCTCTAATCTATTACTGAGACCAATTTCATAACCTCCCCCTTGGTTCTACCTAACTCCTGATTATGGACCACCTTAAGAGGTGATGGTAATGATATATTATCATGCGAAGGGTTAACCACTCCTAGTTGGACATTTTTGTAAGTAGgacaatttccataaaaaattaCAGTCTAATTATTTTACGGGGGCTTATTCAATGCTAGTGTGGAAGCAAGGAGAGGTGCCTTATTCGACACTATTTCTCCTTCTTCAATTTTGGAGGCAGGGTTTGGGATAGATATCTCCTTGTCCATCCTAGACTGACACCCACCGCTCTCAGAGCCCTCCTGATTATTTTTATGCGAAGGATTAACCAAACCAGGCTGAGCATATCCCATTGCATTATTATATACCTCTTGAGGGTCATTATTTATGATGAAACCACCAATTTCGTTGTTAAATTGAATATCTACTATGTCAAATGTTTCTTTATGCTTATCTATTTTCGAGGCTTGAGGTTTTTGTATGCTAGGGTTAGTCCTTTTGCAAAATGATAAATTCTTAGAGACCGGGCCATGATACCATACTGGAGATAAGATATAATTACCATCTATTGTTTCTAGGGTAATATTCTTTAAATTCTTCATGCCAGGTTGTCTACTTTTATTAAAATTTTGATGTCGGATTTTTCCAACCATTTCACTTCTACGGCTAAGAATTTGACTAATATATCCCCAATTTCTATGAGAATTTTGGCATGCATTAATTCAATAGGAACATTATGAATTTCAATCCATTTCGAGGTTGatttgaattcaattttttttgcatcgAATTTGGCTTGCCATTCGATAAAATTAAAATTCACTCCTTTGTAAAAAACATGCTCCTCATTCAATAGCTTAGATTTCAATGATTTTTCATGACATTCAATATACAGAAAGTTATTAGCTAGGGCAGTGATACTTACCTATCCTTGGAATGTCTCTTTCCACCATTTGGCTATTTCTGCAAGGGGTTGATCATTTCCTCCCCACTTTGCAAAAAGCCAATGCTCTTTGCAATAATTCCTTAACTTCAGGGCGTCATTGGGGGTCAAAACCTTAATGCAATCCGAGTTGGGAGTAACCAGCTTTAGGGCACACTCGTTCCTTGTTGCCTTGAGGGCATCATTACATTCGTGGTTAAGAGAATTCCTCATTACCAGAACAAGCTCGGTATTTTTTACATTATGACGTCGGTATGGCAGGGCCTTTCCTCCACCATCGGTATTCTCATCCTTCCCAAACTTTCATCTATTGTAAAATCACAAACTTCCTCACCCCCACCCCGTTGCCCaaggacatatagtaattttggggaagcggTATTCTCAGgttggcatcaatattgtccaatgcAACATCAATTTCCCCCAACAGGCGATGTTTAAACACCATTTGTTAACAACTTTGCTCTCTACTTGCTAGTCCCCATGtatatcaccattgcaaggaaaaaggtCGAGATATCGGCATTGGCTCTGTACCTATGATAAGCCATAAGAAATTCCTTCCCCAGTATCCTTTTAAGGCTGTGAAGAATAAGAGGGTGTCGAGAGTAGAGGACCTCCTGCATATGTCTGTCAGTGATTTCACCCAGGAAGGCCATTCGTCGACaagaagcttcaaggagaattggggtCTCCATAGCAAGTCATCGAGTGAAGAAAGCAAATGTTTGATGGAAAAATGAGGGCATTCCATTGTTAAATAGCAAGTCATCAAACCAGGGGATACGACACCAGGCAAGTAGTTCATGCCAATTGAATACAAACACATGTGAAATGCTAGTGTCCAAATATCTTCTGAGCCAAAGCTCGTCAACTTAATGTCGACCGACTTTATCCATCAAGTAATTATAAGCAAATCTTGAAAGGATCTAGTCGTAACTAGATATTACAAGTACACTTATGTCCAATTACCATGGGACCAATAATGACGACAGTGTGCCACATCTCGGTGACAAGAAGAAACCTTAACAGGTGAACAAATCAATCGGTCGATCAATCCACTGGAAACCACAACCATTAGGTTAAGAAGGTGTTTATAATACTTTATTatcatattatttaaaaataaataaaaattaattttataaaattaataaaacAGTGCGCTTTTTTAACTCATTTCAAATAGTCGGCTCACTTCAATCTAAGAAAATCAAGTCTatttaattccaaaaaaatagAAGTTGAGTTTCACCATtgaaaaacaacaaagggaaactGTAAATACTTctctaaaattgattgaaatttctcAACAATATACAATTAAATTCTTGAAGAGCTATTTTATTCGCAGGAATGGAGCAGGATTTTCTTTTGGGAAGTTCTAATTCTCAGTTACACTCTATTCTATGTACTCTACAAGACGAAGAAGCAGATGATATCACTCAAATTGCAGCTCTGACTAACCTCTGCGAAATTCTGGCTATGGCGTCTGAAGAGTTTCATGTGGATTCTTTTATTCCAATTTCAGTAAGGTATTTGAAGCAGGGGAGTCCTGAAATCAAACTATTGGCTACTAGAAGTTTAACATACATTTGCGATATTTTCCCCTGGTATTGCTCGAATGTTGTTTTCGAAGGTGCGATTCCAGTAATGTGTGAGCACTTGCTCACGTCATATTACTTGGATTTAGCAGAGGAGGTATGTTTATGCtttttaatttaaaagtttaaAGCAATTTGACATTTTATCTATGATTGTTCTTAAAGCAATTTTACATTTTATCTTTATTGTTTTGATGAGATTTAATGCTTAAAACCCTTTCAAAATTCatgtttccttaatcaaaaactaccgCTATATATTTTGGTGCAATGCAGTTTGTGTAGTTtcaaatttgatatatatatatatatatatatatatattattataacgGTGTCTTCCATTGCACTGCAGTCTGTACTGGCATTGGAGAAGATCGCTCGCAGGCGTGCATCTAACTGCCTTCGTGATGGTGCTTTTATGGCACTATTGTTAAATCTGAATATTTTTTCTAGTGCTATTAAGGTAGTTTTCTAATCTAAGGCCTCTTAGTACATTTCTCTGAATTTTGAATTACATGTTGTCGctaacaaatttaaaattttacaGAAACATGCATTGTCAACTGCGGCAGAAATTAGCTTAGAGCTTTCACCATCTACCATTGGTTTGGTTATGGAAGAAGTTCCGATACTGTTGGGTGTTTTATCAGATCCTGATGCTAAGGTACCTTTTAAATTCTCATTTTCCACGGACTGTTAGATTATCTTTAGATTGCCATCATACACTGTAGTCTTCAACTCTGGGATCTGAAGATGGAGTGACTTTTATCACTAGTTTCTCGTTTCATGCCGTGTTATGGGTCAATGTGGTCTAGTTCTCTTATTTCAAGATATTGTTATTTAGCTACTTGTTCAGTATTCACTTAATAATGGGATTACTGTTTAATAAAAAATGTGCTGGATTTCAGATGGTAGAACATGCATGTGTCTGTTTATCTCAAATAGCAAGAgctgcagctgcttctcaaaagaATTTAGAAGAGATTTCTAACTATGGCCTGGTAGCCAAAGCTATAAGTTTGATATCTGTCACCAACTCAGTCAGTGGCCAGGCATCTCTTAGTTCACCAGGATTCATGGTATTTTTTTCAGATTATTTGGATGAAGGGCATTTGAATCCCAATGTGATTTTTTTTAATTGGAAGTGCTGAAATAACTCTTTTGGTTTGCTCCAGGCTGTGATTGGACTGCTTTCAACATGTGCAAGTGCTTCTGCTGTATTGGCAGGGCAAATGATTGAAATGGGCATCTCTAGCATCCTTAGGGATATTCTTACTGCTTCTGGCATTGTATCGCAGATTACAATTCCTCTGTTTTCAAACAATTCAACTAATCAGGTTCACTCTCCGATTTTTAAAGATATTTGTTCCATGTTCAATTTGTATATTTGTTATTAGACTTCGGGACAGTTGTTAATTGACTCGACATTGTTTTTCCCACAGTTGCAGAAGATTGTCTCCTTTGTGAATGATCTTCTTCCATCCGTATCCAATGAGAAAATTTCACTTCCCACCAGTGATGAACgtgatgatagagataactccgcTAGAGAAAAGCTATTTCAAGAAAAACCTGAGCTTTTGGTGCAATTTGGAATGAATCTTTTTCAACTTATGATTCAGGTAACAATTACTATAAATTGAATCTAGTTTAGCATTAACATTAGTTTGCGGTATATAATTGTCAATGCTTTTGCAGATATATGGTCCAAGCATCAATGCTCAAGTTAGCCGCCAATGTCTGAAAGTTATCAGCAAACTATTGTACCTCAGCACTCCAGAGATTTTGCAGCCATTATTAAAGGAAACCAACATATCAAGGTATATCTCACCTGGTGCAGTCATTTTTGAAATGTTTACCTCTTGGCTTTTATATTTCAACACCCACAACTTGTTTTTTCACATATCTGCAGATTTTTGGCGGGAATTTTATCTGGCAAAGATTTTGAAATTTCACTTGCAGCATTACAGATGGCGGAAATTTTAATTCAGAAACTTCCGGACATTATGTTCAATATGTTCATGAGAGAAGGTGTTTTTCATGCAGTGGGTACACTTATATCTACAGGGAGCACTGTCTCAGGAGAGGATAAAACTCATACAACATGGAATACATGGTCAGAAAGTGAAGAAGAAAGTGAAGTAAatcaaatagaagaaattgtcaATGCTCATGCAAGGCAATTTAAGGCTACATACTTTGTTTCAAATTCAGGGGCTAGAGCTACAAAAAGTTTTTGCAAGTTGATAAATCTTTGTAAGAAGTTAGATAGGGCCTTGTGTGATTTGATGGGTAAATCAATGAAGGCCAAACAGAGTAGGGTTGAATATAAAAGTCATTATGGTTTAAATGGCAAATTTGAAGGCAACGCCAAACAGGGCGTGGGGATATCAAAACGAAAGGGTAAAAGAAGTTGTGCTGTCACTGATAACAACGAAATACCATCAATCATTGCTAATATTCTGGCCGAACTATGCCAAGATGATGGCGTATCAACTTTTGAGTTTGTTAAAAGTGGGGTTGTGGCATCCTTACTAAATTATTTTGCAGGCAGGGACTTGAAAAGAGATAAGATGTTAAAAGCTGATTCCATTGAGCATCAGTTAGAAACAATGAAAAGACTCGAGACATTTGTTGATATCTCTCTTCCTCTGATTGTTCATGGAAAAGAAACTCCTTTGACGGTTTTAGTTCGGAAGCTGCAGGATGCACTTTCCTCCGAAGATTTTCCTATACAAGACAATAATGATCTTCTAAAACTGCGGTTGTGTAGAGCACAAGAAGAAAGATGTTTGAGTAGCCACCCTCGAAATATTTTATATGTAGAGCCTTTGGCTAGGATCGCTGATATTGAAGATTATCTATGTCGTAGATTGCAGATAAATAAAACTGAAACCACTTGTACTAGTAGCGTGGCTGAGCCTCGTACCCATGTAACAACTACAGAAGCTGCTGCAGAAGGAATATCCTCAGCAAGATCAAGGCCATCAACCACAACGGAAAATTCTACCAATTGTACACTATCGAAAGGAGGAGAATCAGTCTCAAGCAGTGTTACAACTGATTTCAATGACAAACAAATAAGAATTGGGGCTTCAATGGGAGATGCCTTAGAGAGAGAACCACAACTAAAACAAGAGCAAGGAGGATCTACTGATGAGGTATGCAAGAATGATTTTCCATGGTTCCAACTGACTCCTAGATTTATATAATTACATTTTGGTCATTATTTAGAAGTAGAATGCCCATGAAAACTGTGAAAGTTTAAATAACAAGCTGCTGGCAACCTTCTTAAATGTTTCAATAAGTCAAAGGTACCGGTACACAATATGATTGATGGATTAATACGCAGTACTTAATTTGTAAGAATAATATTAATGCTCTTGTGTTTAAGGATGCCAGTTTTTGTTTGATGCTCCTGTGTGTAATGCTGTATTTAGTGTCCATTTGATGCACTTTTTGTTTCCAAAAGTAGGATCTTTATGCTGGTCCTGTTAAGCTTTGACAGATTATGGCTATGGATGAATCATGACCATGAATAGTAATATTTTGAAAATCTTTACATATCCTATTTGCAGAGAAAAATACGAGAATAGATGATAATGCAAATATGTTTAAAATATCTGTATATGGCTCTGATTATTGTCTTCACCATTTTATATGTATTTTCAGGGATTGTTGGAGGAACCAACTTCAGTTTGTGTGATTGATGGGGCGAATGGCGTTTTGTTGAGTGATCCTGCAGATGCAAGTGGAATAGAAGGTTGGTTTGTAGTCATATTAAGTCATTAAAATTAGAGAATTTATAGAAGGGAATTCTAATATTAAATGGGCATTTTTTTTCATTCTTTAGCAGGTGTTCCAACAATAAGAGCATCATCTATTTGTTCAAAAGGATCCAGCAGAAGTAGGGAACATCCTACGCTGAATTTTTTCATTGGAGGTAAACTGCTAGATAGATCATCAACAGTATATGAAGCAATTCAAAAAAGTGTGCAAGTTGAAGGAGACGATCCAAATCATTCTGATTCAAAATGGATAAATGAATCGATTCAGCATAAAGTGCATAAAATTAGATATAAGAAAGCAAACAAACCCCGAGAGAGGAATTTGACTGAAAAACATCAAATGTATGCTAGACtgatgaaattgaagaatttgccTTGTATTGGCAAAATTTTGCAAGGAACGCTACCCTATAATATAGGAGAGAAGGATAGCACAAACGATATTCTATTGCTGCTTCAAATTCTTGATGAAATAAACAAATTAGCTCCTTGTTTGAGAGCTAACAGCTTATCTGATGCATTTGCAAAAGGGAGATTGAAAAGCCTAGATAAATTGAAAGCTAATGGTCCCACGGTTCCTCAACAAGAATTTTTTAGTGGCAAGCTTACTCCAAAACTAGCATATCTGCTAAAAGATGCAGAGGCATTGGCTACTTTCCGTTTGCCAAATTGGTATAACCAGTTGATTGAAAACTGCCCATTTTTGTTTCCATTTGAGATAAGAAGGCAATATTTTATGCTTTGTGCATCACATGAGATTCCTCCAGATCCCTATTTGAGAAACAATGATGCTGTTAGGCTACCACGCCTAAAGGTTCGTGTTTCACGAAAGCATGTATTAAAGGCAGCTGCACAAGTGATGCATTTGTGCCGAGGGCAGAAGGTTGCTCTTGAAATTCAGTATAATAATGAGGTTGGCAGCGGTCTGGGTCCAACTCTTGAGTTCTATACACTTATAAGTCATGAATTACAGAGGAGTAAAATTGGAATGTGGAGGACAAATGCAGAGGAATCAGTTCAGGCATCTCTGGGATTATTCCCTCGTCCTTACTCACCTCATACAGAGTCTTCTGACAGTGAAAAATTTCATGTGATAGAGAATTTCACCCTTCTTGGGTTTCTAATGGCTAAAGCTCTTCAGGATGGCCGACTTCTGGATTTGCCTCTTTCCAGAGCATTTTATAAGCTGCTTCTTGGGAATGTAAGCTTCTTTGATGATACAGCCTTTCTTTCAATTTAGGGTATCAATTGGAACTGACAAGTTATTTGTGCTTACCAGGATCTTGATTTATATGATATCAAGTACTTTGACATTGGGCTAGGAACAATACTGCAAGAAATGCAAGCTCTTGCTGCTCGAAGGCAATACTTGGAGTCAATGGCAGATGATAAGAGCAAAGAAATATCAAGTTTACATTACCGTGGTGCAAACATTGAAGACCTTTGCTTTGATTTCACCCTTCCTGGCTTCCCGGACTACCCTCTCAAACCAGGAGGGAGCAGCATCATGGTAAGTTCTAAGAATACTCATCTCTGTGGTGAAGTTACCTTTCTATAATGTAAAGGATTTCTGTTTCTAGTTGGATTCATCTTATTTTTGTTTTCTGCAGGTTACCATAGATAACATAGATGAGTATGTTTCATTGGCTGTGGATGCAACTATTGCTTCAGGAATCATGCCACAAATTGAGGCCCTTCGAAAAGGGTTTAATCAGGTGAGTGAGCTTTCATTAGAACTAGCTCTAGATTTGTTTTTTATCAATTTGATCTATTGGTTTTCGTAATTTTTACAGAACTAATTCTAGATTTGATTTATAAAAAATTCCATTTGCCCAAAATATCATGTGCATTTTTATGGAATGATTGCTGATTGAATGCTTATTTCTATCGATTACAGGTGTTTCCCATCTCGACTTTGCAAGTATTTTCAGAAAAGGAATTGGAAACTCTTATATGTGGGGAGCGTGACTTATGGGAGGTATGTATAATGTGGTTTAATTGATGTTTTTATCTTACATTCTCTATCAATGTTTGATCTTGACTTGTAAGCAAATTCAGCAGGCTGAAATGCTATGTGATCACATCAAATTCGATCATGGTTATACGGCTCAATGTCCTTTCGCATTGGATGTGAGTATTTGTTCATCAGCTCTTATGTATGGATTTTTAGAGCGTTTTCTACTTTTCTTTAAACAATACCGATACTTTTACTCAGAATAGTTCTatgttttttccaaaattttgaaactgtAAAAACCCTATATGTGCTATACCCTAACGTTCTTTTTCCCATTTCCTGAAGTTTCTTGAGATCGTGGCAGCATTCACACCAAAGCTGCAAAGAGCATTTTTGCAGTTTGTTACTGGTTCTCCAAACCTTCCTCCAGGGGGTCTGAGTTCTCTAAATCCACAATTGACTGTTGTTCGCAAAGTAAGTGCATTGCTCACATTTACATGTTTAACCTCATTAAGGGCTTTCTTTGAATCTTTCATGTTCTAATCATATTTCTTTGAAATGCAGAATCCCGTCAATTTAACAGAGGCTGTTGATATGGACTTGCCAAGTGTTATGACTTGTGCAAATTACCTTAAACTTCCCCCATACTCAACCAAGGTTTGGCCTCCTCCCCACTCAATCAAGGACATTTATATGTTCTTTAATGGCTCTTTGTTTATTGTTTATGGTAGAAAATGtttctaataataataataataattgcaggAGACAATGCGTGATAGACTGGTATATGCCATTACCGAAGGGCAAGGATCTTTCGATCTCTCATAAAAACAGGGGCGATATTTGTGCTCCATACCAACATCAAAAATGATGAAGATATCTGAAAATCTGCACAGCATGTGCTTGTAATTCATTATGTGATTTTCTATATTGGGCCCGTCTTTGTAATTCATCAATTGTTTTCTATATTGGGCCTGTGGTTGTAATTTATTATGTGATTTTCTATAATAAGCCTGTGCCTGTAACTCATTATTGGTTTTATATATTGGGCCTGTGCTTGTAATAcatgattttataaataataaataatatagtgAAACAACATTTTGTTGCTTTATCAGAAATATAtaattctattatttttatttgaaaagaatttaatttttttaaaatttatcatgatttcataaaattttataaattaaattgtttaaatctgACGAAATAGATCAGTAAAATGGGGGATCTTATTTCTAATATAAGCATTCAACAATAACACTTTAATAGAGTCTCAATCTTGATAGCAAAAATAAAACTGCAATTAAAACATCTATGCCAGTACCaacaaaattaatatatattattaatctttaatttttttaatattaatataaaataatcatAAATATTAATTGTAAAAATATTACTTATTAAAAATAATtgacatttatttaaaaaaatataataaattaaattggaGGAAAACCAAACCCTAatattgatgctaaccctaaccatgatataaaccctaaccattatcataaccctaaccctaatcataactctAAGTCCAACCATGATGTAACCATTATACCTGACTATAacactaatcttaaccctaacactaatcatAGCCATAGTACttgccattaaataaagtttaattgcAACACATATATTAttgaaaatagtctaaatagatatataaaatgtCATATTTCTATACATAATAatataaaaagatactatataattatatattgatttattttaataaaaaagatactatataattatattttgatttattttatattttccatGTTGGGTGGTACCACTCCCACTAGcatatccttctcgaggtgcctatttttaatcaattttagacCCAAAAGTCAAATAAAATAGGTGCCTCGAAAAGGATATCTCTAGTATATATTATtaatctttaatttttttaatattaatattaaataatcataaaaaataattataaaaattttgatttttttttatcggtaaaaggCCAAAGCctaaaattttttattaattaaagaaaatgattaCATACTCCATTCATTGTGgacaccggtaggaaagaatggaggaagaaaacctctggtctcgcCCAGATCCCTTAGAGGATCAGAATCTAATGATACACTTAACAAGAATGAAAACAAGATACAATAGTCCTTGGGAAAATCCCACCAGGCTGAGCTATATGACAGAGAGATATCATTCTAAACTTTTGAAATTCTAAGAAAACTGCTCATTCCTAAAAAATGATGTTTGCATCGCCCTTTATTGCCTTGATCTACAAAAGATCTTATGGCTAAGATCAGTGCCAGGAGATACACTACAAAGCTTAAATGAGATAGCAATGTCAAGAGACTCCCTGAATGAATAATAAAGCTCCGAAACCCTCAAGGGGAAGGCCCTGCAAGGCTAATCGTGACCAGACCTACAAAAAACTTTCAAACTTATCCTACATCAATCACTCCAAGAGATGTTAGCCCGAAAAAACCGCACAACTGGTGGTGCCAAACCTTCATAATTAATCTACAACACCCTCAGAGACTATAAGTAATGTTAAGAGTTTTTGAAGCCCAAATCATAGAATAGCAATATCATAGCATTATATTGGGAGATAGAGCCATTTGAAAAGGACAATAAGACCAAATCAAAGTTAGATTGTTTCTCTCCTGCTTACTACAAAGAGAAATCAAGATGGTTTCCACCTTTCAAACATAGACAGACATCTCGCGCAAgagaggaggaagaaggagaaaaccTTGAACCGAATTACAGAAAGAAGCTTGCATAATCAACATAGAACCTTACTgaatcatccatcatcattcaaaagaaagcaaaggccaaacacTACTTAAACAAAACCAGACAAATATATCTATACATCTAGATAAGAAattttacttatatatatatatatatatatatagaaaagaagATAGCAACTGTTTAAAAGCTTGGAACGAACTGAAACACATTTCCAATCATAAAGGGCCATCAGTtcacaaaagataaataaatactACTAGAGTAAAGATGATAAGATTAATATACTTAATCCATAAACACTTTCAAAAATCTAAGTCCAAGCTGCAAAGGGATGACCCAGCTTAAGGGATAGAAGAAAAACTAAAGTTAGAGTAAAAAATCCTACTTAACAGTCGTATGTCTAAAGATAGATTTGACTAATCTAGTCAAAAAACAAACTTTAAACACTTGAGAGTCATAAAGAGGCGGGAGGCCTAAAACCATAACGGACCCCTCTAACTAGCCCGACATCTCCTGACCCGCTCTTGTGGAGCCTTTTCTCCGGAGTTGGCTGGCAAATTAGCAGGGGAGGAAGCAGGGGATGGAAGGATTTCCACATCATCTGAAACCACTTCAATATTCTCTGCTTCTAGATAGTTAGCCAACCACCTGTTGCACGTCGGTTTCCTAACCTACAGAAGCCACATGAGGAAGAAGAGATTCCTTTGCCTAATTGGGTTGTAGGCTTCAAAGGCTATCAGATCCTCAATTGACAAAATTGGGAATCTAGGCACGTCATCAGGCTTCAGAGCAGAAAGCTCCTCGTCAATGTTAACCACCACCCGGTCCAATTCTCCAAGCAGTTCCTTCTTGAAGACCTTTTTACAAAGTTTCATTACCACATTCCAATCATTCTCAAAATGCATAGCCAATGCCAAGAATATTGCGAAAATGTCTGAATTGGCTTTGGTGCAGTCTTCATTCATAATATAATCATTC
This genomic stretch from Cryptomeria japonica chromosome 8, Sugi_1.0, whole genome shotgun sequence harbors:
- the LOC131050592 gene encoding E3 ubiquitin-protein ligase UPL3-like, coding for MEQDFLLGSSNSQLHSILCTLQDEEADDITQIAALTNLCEILAMASEEFHVDSFIPISVRYLKQGSPEIKLLATRSLTYICDIFPWYCSNVVFEGAIPVMCEHLLTSYYLDLAEESVLALEKIARRRASNCLRDGAFMALLLNLNIFSSAIKKHALSTAAEISLELSPSTIGLVMEEVPILLGVLSDPDAKMVEHACVCLSQIARAAAASQKNLEEISNYGLVAKAISLISVTNSVSGQASLSSPGFMAVIGLLSTCASASAVLAGQMIEMGISSILRDILTASGIVSQITIPLFSNNSTNQLQKIVSFVNDLLPSVSNEKISLPTSDERDDRDNSAREKLFQEKPELLVQFGMNLFQLMIQIYGPSINAQVSRQCLKVISKLLYLSTPEILQPLLKETNISRFLAGILSGKDFEISLAALQMAEILIQKLPDIMFNMFMREGVFHAVGTLISTGSTVSGEDKTHTTWNTWSESEEESEVNQIEEIVNAHARQFKATYFVSNSGARATKSFCKLINLCKKLDRALCDLMGKSMKAKQSRVEYKSHYGLNGKFEGNAKQGVGISKRKGKRSCAVTDNNEIPSIIANILAELCQDDGVSTFEFVKSGVVASLLNYFAGRDLKRDKMLKADSIEHQLETMKRLETFVDISLPLIVHGKETPLTVLVRKLQDALSSEDFPIQDNNDLLKLRLCRAQEERCLSSHPRNILYVEPLARIADIEDYLCRRLQINKTETTCTSSVAEPRTHVTTTEAAAEGISSARSRPSTTTENSTNCTLSKGGESVSSSVTTDFNDKQIRIGASMGDALEREPQLKQEQGGSTDEGLLEEPTSVCVIDGANGVLLSDPADASGIEGVPTIRASSICSKGSSRSREHPTLNFFIGGKLLDRSSTVYEAIQKSVQVEGDDPNHSDSKWINESIQHKVHKIRYKKANKPRERNLTEKHQMYARLMKLKNLPCIGKILQGTLPYNIGEKDSTNDILLLLQILDEINKLAPCLRANSLSDAFAKGRLKSLDKLKANGPTVPQQEFFSGKLTPKLAYLLKDAEALATFRLPNWYNQLIENCPFLFPFEIRRQYFMLCASHEIPPDPYLRNNDAVRLPRLKVRVSRKHVLKAAAQVMHLCRGQKVALEIQYNNEVGSGLGPTLEFYTLISHELQRSKIGMWRTNAEESVQASLGLFPRPYSPHTESSDSEKFHVIENFTLLGFLMAKALQDGRLLDLPLSRAFYKLLLGNDLDLYDIKYFDIGLGTILQEMQALAARRQYLESMADDKSKEISSLHYRGANIEDLCFDFTLPGFPDYPLKPGGSSIMVTIDNIDEYVSLAVDATIASGIMPQIEALRKGFNQVFPISTLQVFSEKELETLICGERDLWEAEMLCDHIKFDHGYTAQCPFALDFLEIVAAFTPKLQRAFLQFVTGSPNLPPGGLSSLNPQLTVVRKNPVNLTEAVDMDLPSVMTCANYLKLPPYSTKETMRDRLVYAITEGQGSFDLS